A region of Granulicella aggregans DNA encodes the following proteins:
- a CDS encoding glycosyl hydrolase 2 galactose-binding domain-containing protein, producing MMLPRKAPVSSMALSRLCVLALAAVTPALHAATATPLKLGWTVQSDCKIHGDGATLSRPGASTQGWYSATIPSTVLAVQVAAGEFKDPYVGTNLRSIPGTSYPIGQNFSNLDMPPDSPYRCGWWYRKSFEVPASDAGKTSWLHFNGINYRADVWLNGIKIASSSDVQGAYRTYDFNVSKALKPGHENVLAVETFAPTPTDLGINWVDWNPCPPDKDMGLWGAVSLRSSGPVVVRSPMVTTHFTDASLKTAELTVRAAVDNATDHPIEGRLEGSVAGVVISQPVTLAANESKSIAFTPSDYPQLTISNPHVWWPADVGAHPLETASLKFVIAGAVSDEKSIRFGIREVVSEFTPKGARLFKVNQRPILIRGAGWSPDMMLREQPEKLAAEFALVHDMHLNTIRLEGKLETEEFFRLADEQGVMVIAGWCCCDHWEHWDKWDANTLKVATASLDAQVMRIRSHPSLIAWLNGSDNPPPANVETAYLNVLKQDFWPNAIASSATGQPTTVTGESGVKMTGPYDYVAPSYWLTDTNKYGGAYGFNTETGPGPAIPSLTSLKKMLGPGHDWPRDDVWSYHAGGGGFKDIHVFNDAMKATYGMPDSAARYNLIAQSMAFDGERAMFEAYGRNKYTSTGVIQWMLTNAWPSSIWHLYDYYLDAGGGFYGAKKACELLHVQYSYDDHSVYVVNSVYEATPGLTASARVYDLNLKELFSKSAPLDSASDSSTKAIDIPQDVFSNTSATYIVHLELKDVKGRIVSTNSYWVPGKLTEFDWAKTNYTHTPAKTPEDMTALASLPSAKVKVTAQNAGDRIHVHLSNPSDKLAFQLAVELEDEHGAKLPRITWSDNYLELLPGGQRELTALLPAETLTALGIKDASTLKVKLEGWNVAPVTINPIHNTK from the coding sequence ATGATGCTCCCGCGCAAAGCTCCCGTTTCCAGCATGGCCCTCTCGCGGCTCTGCGTTCTCGCACTCGCCGCTGTAACGCCCGCTCTTCATGCAGCCACCGCCACGCCACTTAAGCTCGGCTGGACCGTGCAGTCTGATTGCAAGATCCACGGCGACGGTGCGACCCTCTCGCGCCCGGGGGCCTCGACGCAAGGCTGGTACAGCGCGACCATCCCCTCCACCGTGCTCGCCGTACAGGTAGCCGCAGGCGAGTTCAAAGATCCCTACGTGGGCACCAATCTCCGTTCGATCCCCGGCACGTCCTACCCCATCGGCCAGAACTTCTCGAACCTCGACATGCCTCCCGACAGCCCATACCGCTGCGGCTGGTGGTATCGCAAGTCCTTCGAGGTTCCCGCCAGCGACGCTGGTAAGACCTCCTGGCTCCACTTCAACGGAATCAACTACCGCGCCGACGTCTGGCTCAACGGCATCAAGATCGCCAGCTCCAGCGACGTCCAGGGAGCCTACCGCACCTACGACTTCAACGTCAGCAAAGCTCTCAAGCCCGGCCACGAAAACGTCCTCGCCGTCGAAACCTTCGCTCCCACGCCCACCGATCTTGGCATCAACTGGGTCGACTGGAACCCCTGCCCTCCGGACAAGGACATGGGCCTGTGGGGCGCGGTCAGCCTGCGATCAAGCGGCCCTGTCGTCGTCCGTTCCCCCATGGTGACGACCCACTTCACCGACGCCTCTCTAAAGACCGCCGAACTCACCGTCCGCGCTGCGGTCGATAACGCAACCGACCATCCCATCGAAGGTCGACTCGAAGGCAGCGTCGCTGGAGTCGTCATCTCCCAACCCGTAACACTTGCGGCAAACGAGTCAAAGTCCATCGCCTTCACTCCCTCTGACTATCCTCAGCTCACCATCTCGAATCCCCACGTCTGGTGGCCCGCTGATGTAGGCGCTCACCCGCTCGAAACCGCCTCTCTCAAGTTCGTCATCGCTGGCGCGGTGTCAGACGAAAAGTCCATCCGCTTCGGCATTCGCGAGGTCGTCTCCGAGTTCACTCCCAAGGGGGCTCGTCTCTTCAAGGTCAACCAGCGGCCTATCCTTATCCGCGGCGCCGGCTGGTCGCCCGACATGATGCTGCGCGAGCAGCCGGAAAAGCTCGCCGCCGAGTTCGCCCTCGTCCACGACATGCACCTCAACACCATCCGCCTCGAAGGCAAGCTCGAGACCGAGGAGTTCTTCCGGCTCGCCGACGAGCAGGGCGTCATGGTCATCGCCGGCTGGTGCTGCTGCGATCACTGGGAGCACTGGGACAAGTGGGACGCCAACACCCTAAAGGTTGCCACCGCATCGCTCGACGCGCAGGTCATGCGCATCCGCAGCCATCCCAGCCTCATCGCCTGGCTCAACGGCAGCGACAACCCGCCGCCAGCAAACGTCGAGACCGCTTACCTCAACGTCCTCAAGCAGGACTTCTGGCCCAACGCCATCGCCTCCTCTGCCACCGGCCAGCCGACCACGGTCACCGGCGAGAGCGGCGTCAAGATGACCGGCCCGTACGATTACGTCGCCCCCTCTTACTGGCTCACCGACACCAATAAATACGGCGGAGCCTATGGCTTCAACACCGAAACCGGCCCCGGCCCTGCAATCCCATCGCTCACCAGCCTCAAGAAGATGCTCGGCCCAGGCCACGACTGGCCGCGGGATGATGTCTGGTCCTACCACGCCGGCGGCGGAGGCTTCAAGGACATCCACGTCTTCAACGACGCCATGAAAGCCACCTATGGCATGCCCGACTCCGCAGCCCGCTATAACCTTATCGCGCAATCGATGGCCTTCGACGGCGAGCGCGCCATGTTCGAGGCCTACGGCCGCAACAAGTACACGTCCACCGGAGTCATCCAGTGGATGCTCACCAATGCTTGGCCCTCCAGCATCTGGCACCTCTACGACTACTACCTCGACGCGGGCGGCGGGTTCTACGGCGCGAAGAAGGCCTGCGAGCTCCTCCACGTCCAGTACAGCTACGACGACCACAGCGTCTACGTCGTCAACAGCGTCTACGAAGCCACACCCGGCCTCACCGCTTCAGCCCGCGTTTACGACCTCAACCTCAAGGAACTTTTCTCTAAGTCAGCGCCGCTCGACTCCGCCTCCGACAGCTCCACCAAAGCCATCGACATCCCGCAGGATGTCTTCTCCAACACCTCCGCCACCTACATCGTCCACCTCGAACTCAAGGACGTGAAGGGCCGCATCGTCAGCACCAACTCCTACTGGGTGCCCGGCAAACTGACCGAGTTCGACTGGGCGAAGACCAACTATACCCACACGCCCGCCAAGACTCCCGAAGACATGACCGCCCTCGCATCTCTTCCCTCCGCAAAGGTGAAAGTAACCGCGCAGAACGCAGGCGATCGAATCCACGTCCATCTCTCGAATCCTTCGGACAAGCTTGCCTTTCAACTCGCCGTAGAGCTCGAAGACGAGCACGGCGCAAAGCTCCCACGCATCACGTGGAGCGACAACTACCTCGAGTTGCTTCCCGGCGGACAGCGGGAACTCACAGCCCTGCTCCCCGCCGAGACACTCACCGCCCTCGGCATCAAAGACGCGTCCACTCTCAAGGTCAAGCTCGAAGGCTGGAACGTAGCCCCCGTCACCATCAACCCCATCCACAACACAAAATGA
- a CDS encoding APC family permease, with protein sequence MPEVQSAAVTLKRSLRYRDLILYGIILIQPTAPMPVFGVIYQESRGHVVLAILLALVAMLFTAYSYGRMARAYPTGGSAFTYVGQELHPGLGYITGWCMAMDYILNPLICTIWCSKAAMNFVPGIPYVAWVLLFALLFTGLNLRGVETSARINAAVAAGLGVVIVLFVAAAVRYLIHNAIGSPAFFLDPLYNKATFSAPAVYRGTSIAVLTYIGFDGISTLSDEAHDPKRTIPRAIILTCLITGVLASIEVYLAQLVWPRGMAFPDLDTAYVAVARRVGGVVLFAIMNGALLIATVGSGMASQLGAARLLFAMGQDGALPRSFFGTLNPVRRIPQNNVLLIGAIVLVGSLAMSYQLGTELLNYGALLAFMGVNLSSAVLAWRSRESGFWVAIVFSLAGFIVCLFLWRNLGHTALKAGTIWAALGILLWLVRRKQMNSPLEKELQ encoded by the coding sequence ATGCCAGAAGTTCAGTCCGCCGCAGTCACCCTCAAACGGAGCCTGCGCTACCGCGACCTGATCCTCTACGGCATCATCCTGATTCAGCCCACGGCCCCCATGCCGGTCTTCGGCGTCATCTACCAGGAGTCGCGCGGGCACGTCGTCCTCGCCATCCTGCTCGCGCTCGTCGCCATGCTCTTCACCGCCTACAGCTACGGCCGGATGGCGCGCGCCTATCCGACCGGCGGCTCCGCCTTCACCTACGTCGGCCAGGAGCTCCACCCCGGCCTCGGCTACATCACCGGTTGGTGCATGGCGATGGACTACATCCTGAACCCGCTCATCTGCACCATCTGGTGCAGCAAAGCCGCGATGAACTTCGTCCCCGGCATCCCCTACGTCGCGTGGGTTCTCCTCTTCGCTCTCCTCTTCACCGGCCTCAACCTTCGCGGCGTCGAAACCTCCGCCCGCATCAACGCCGCCGTAGCCGCTGGCCTTGGCGTCGTCATCGTCCTCTTTGTCGCCGCCGCCGTCCGCTATCTCATCCACAACGCCATCGGTTCGCCCGCCTTCTTCCTCGACCCCCTCTACAACAAGGCCACCTTCTCCGCTCCCGCCGTCTATCGCGGAACCTCGATCGCGGTGCTCACCTATATCGGTTTCGACGGCATCTCTACCCTCAGTGACGAAGCGCACGATCCGAAGCGCACCATCCCACGCGCCATCATCCTCACCTGCCTCATCACCGGCGTCCTGGCCAGCATCGAGGTCTATCTCGCCCAGCTGGTCTGGCCCCGTGGCATGGCCTTCCCCGACCTCGACACCGCGTACGTCGCTGTCGCCCGCCGCGTCGGCGGTGTCGTTCTTTTCGCCATCATGAACGGGGCCCTATTAATCGCCACCGTCGGATCGGGTATGGCCTCGCAGCTTGGTGCCGCGCGACTGCTCTTTGCCATGGGACAGGATGGCGCTCTGCCTCGCAGTTTCTTCGGCACGCTCAACCCAGTCCGACGCATCCCTCAGAACAATGTCCTCCTCATCGGAGCGATTGTATTGGTCGGATCACTCGCCATGAGTTATCAATTGGGGACGGAGCTTCTCAACTACGGAGCGCTGCTTGCTTTCATGGGAGTCAACCTCTCATCTGCTGTCCTTGCATGGCGCTCCCGGGAGTCTGGCTTCTGGGTAGCAATCGTTTTCTCGCTCGCTGGATTCATCGTCTGCCTCTTTCTCTGGCGCAACCTCGGCCATACTGCGCTCAAGGCAGGAACCATCTGGGCAGCGCTTGGGATCCTGTTGTGGCTCGTCCGCCGCAAGCAGATGAACTCGCCGTTAGAGAAGGAATTGCAGTAA